From the Salvelinus fontinalis isolate EN_2023a chromosome 35, ASM2944872v1, whole genome shotgun sequence genome, one window contains:
- the mrps11 gene encoding 28S ribosomal protein S11, mitochondrial isoform X4 encodes MYKFNCILSNSVRSACQQVAGSVNAGGSMCGLQRAVCSSAVRLQEDASVSATPGKISKEFSHLPPMPGQDSVLRWAGKKYEELPIAHIKATYNNTHVQVTDSEGQFMVRTSCGTEGFKNVKKSTPIAAQTAGISAAAKATVVGVTFVRVLVKGLGPGRLSAIKGLTMGGLKVVSITDNTPVPHNGCRPRKARRI; translated from the exons ATGTATaaattcaactgtatattatctaaTTCTGTCAGGAGTGCCTGCCAACAGGTTGCTGGTTCCGTCAATGCAGGAGGCTCAAT GTGTGGTCTGCAGAGAGCAGTGTGCTCCAGTGCTGTCAGGTTGCAAGAGGATGCCAGTGTCTCAGCCACACCTGGGAAAATATCAAAAGAGTTCAG tCACCTCCCTCCGATGCCTGGCCAGGACAGTGTGCTGAGATGGGCTGGGAAGAAGTACGAGGAGTTGCCAATAGCACATATCAAAGCCACATATAACAA TACACATGtccaggtgacagacagtgagggCCAGTTCATGGTCAGAACATCATGTGGAACCGAGGGGTTCAAGAACGTCAAGAAGTCCACTCCCATCGCTGCTCAGACAGCAGGCATCTCAGCTGCAGCG AAGGCCACGGTGGTGGGGGTGACGTTTGTCCGTGTGTTGGTGAAAGGTCTGGGTCCTGGACGCCTG TCTGCCATCAAGGGTCTGACCATGGGAGGATTGAAGGTAGTGTCCATCACAGACAACACCCCCGTACCACACAATGGTTGTCGCCCTCGCAAGGCTAGAAGAATATGA
- the mrps11 gene encoding 28S ribosomal protein S11, mitochondrial isoform X2: protein MYKFNCILSNSVRSACQQVAGSVNAGGSIHLPPMPGQDSVLRWAGKKYEELPIAHIKATYNNTHVQVIYFNLSPSSTHVQVIYFNLSPSSTHVQVIYFNLSPSSTHVQVIYFNLSPSSTHVQVIYFNLSPSSTHVQVIYFNLSPSSTHVQVIYFNLSPSSTHVQVIYFNLSPSSTHVQVIYFNLSPSSTHVQVIYFNLSPSSTHVQVTDSEGQFMVRTSCGTEGFKNVKKSTPIAAQTAGISAAAKATVVGVTFVRVLVKGLGPGRLSAIKGLTMGGLKVVSITDNTPVPHNGCRPRKARRI from the exons ATGTATaaattcaactgtatattatctaaTTCTGTCAGGAGTGCCTGCCAACAGGTTGCTGGTTCCGTCAATGCAGGAGGCTCAAT tCACCTCCCTCCGATGCCTGGCCAGGACAGTGTGCTGAGATGGGCTGGGAAGAAGTACGAGGAGTTGCCAATAGCACATATCAAAGCCACATATAACAA TACACATGTCCAGGTGATATATTTTAACCTGTCTCCGTCCAGTACACATGTCCAGGTGATATATTTTAACCTGTCTCCGTCCAGTACACATGTCCAGGTGATATATTTTAACCTGTCTCCGTCCAGTACACATGTCCAGGTAATatattttaacctgtctccctccAGTACACATGTCCAGGTGATatattttaacctgtctccctccAGTACACATGTCCAGGTGATATATTTTAACCTGTCTCCGTCCAGTACACATGTCCAGGTGATATATTTTAACCTGTCTCCGTCCAGTACACATGTCCAGGTGATATATTTTAACCTGTCTCCGTCCAGTACACATGTCCAGGTGATatattttaacctgtctccctccAGTACACATGTCCAG GTGATATATTTTAACCTGTCTCCGTCCAGTACACATGtccaggtgacagacagtgagggCCAGTTCATGGTCAGAACATCATGTGGAACCGAGGGGTTCAAGAACGTCAAGAAGTCCACTCCCATCGCTGCTCAGACAGCAGGCATCTCAGCTGCAGCG AAGGCCACGGTGGTGGGGGTGACGTTTGTCCGTGTGTTGGTGAAAGGTCTGGGTCCTGGACGCCTG TCTGCCATCAAGGGTCTGACCATGGGAGGATTGAAGGTAGTGTCCATCACAGACAACACCCCCGTACCACACAATGGTTGTCGCCCTCGCAAGGCTAGAAGAATATGA
- the mrps11 gene encoding 28S ribosomal protein S11, mitochondrial isoform X1: MYKFNCILSNSVRSACQQVAGSVNAGGSMCGLQRAVCSSAVRLQEDASVSATPGKISKEFSHLPPMPGQDSVLRWAGKKYEELPIAHIKATYNNTHVQVIYFNLSPSSTHVQVIYFNLSPSSTHVQVIYFNLSPSSTHVQVIYFNLSPSSTHVQVIYFNLSPSSTHVQVIYFNLSPSSTHVQVIYFNLSPSSTHVQVIYFNLSPSSTHVQVIYFNLSPSSTHVQVIYFNLSPSSTHVQVTDSEGQFMVRTSCGTEGFKNVKKSTPIAAQTAGISAAAKATVVGVTFVRVLVKGLGPGRLSAIKGLTMGGLKVVSITDNTPVPHNGCRPRKARRI; this comes from the exons ATGTATaaattcaactgtatattatctaaTTCTGTCAGGAGTGCCTGCCAACAGGTTGCTGGTTCCGTCAATGCAGGAGGCTCAAT GTGTGGTCTGCAGAGAGCAGTGTGCTCCAGTGCTGTCAGGTTGCAAGAGGATGCCAGTGTCTCAGCCACACCTGGGAAAATATCAAAAGAGTTCAG tCACCTCCCTCCGATGCCTGGCCAGGACAGTGTGCTGAGATGGGCTGGGAAGAAGTACGAGGAGTTGCCAATAGCACATATCAAAGCCACATATAACAA TACACATGTCCAGGTGATATATTTTAACCTGTCTCCGTCCAGTACACATGTCCAGGTGATATATTTTAACCTGTCTCCGTCCAGTACACATGTCCAGGTGATATATTTTAACCTGTCTCCGTCCAGTACACATGTCCAGGTAATatattttaacctgtctccctccAGTACACATGTCCAGGTGATatattttaacctgtctccctccAGTACACATGTCCAGGTGATATATTTTAACCTGTCTCCGTCCAGTACACATGTCCAGGTGATATATTTTAACCTGTCTCCGTCCAGTACACATGTCCAGGTGATATATTTTAACCTGTCTCCGTCCAGTACACATGTCCAGGTGATatattttaacctgtctccctccAGTACACATGTCCAG GTGATATATTTTAACCTGTCTCCGTCCAGTACACATGtccaggtgacagacagtgagggCCAGTTCATGGTCAGAACATCATGTGGAACCGAGGGGTTCAAGAACGTCAAGAAGTCCACTCCCATCGCTGCTCAGACAGCAGGCATCTCAGCTGCAGCG AAGGCCACGGTGGTGGGGGTGACGTTTGTCCGTGTGTTGGTGAAAGGTCTGGGTCCTGGACGCCTG TCTGCCATCAAGGGTCTGACCATGGGAGGATTGAAGGTAGTGTCCATCACAGACAACACCCCCGTACCACACAATGGTTGTCGCCCTCGCAAGGCTAGAAGAATATGA
- the mrps11 gene encoding 28S ribosomal protein S11, mitochondrial isoform X3, with product MYKFNCILSNSVRSACQQVAGSVNAGGSMCGLQRAVCSSAVRLQEDASVSATPGKISKEFSHLPPMPGQDSVLRWAGKKYEELPIAHIKATYNNTHVQVIYFNLSPSSTHVQVIYFNLSPSSTHVQVIYFNLSPSSTHVQVIYFNLSPSSTHVQVIYFNLSPSSTHVQVIYFNLSPSSTHVQVIYFNLSPSSTHVQVIYFNLSPSSTHVQVIYFNLSPSSTHVQVIYFNVSVQYTCPGDIF from the exons ATGTATaaattcaactgtatattatctaaTTCTGTCAGGAGTGCCTGCCAACAGGTTGCTGGTTCCGTCAATGCAGGAGGCTCAAT GTGTGGTCTGCAGAGAGCAGTGTGCTCCAGTGCTGTCAGGTTGCAAGAGGATGCCAGTGTCTCAGCCACACCTGGGAAAATATCAAAAGAGTTCAG tCACCTCCCTCCGATGCCTGGCCAGGACAGTGTGCTGAGATGGGCTGGGAAGAAGTACGAGGAGTTGCCAATAGCACATATCAAAGCCACATATAACAA TACACATGTCCAGGTGATATATTTTAACCTGTCTCCGTCCAGTACACATGTCCAGGTGATATATTTTAACCTGTCTCCGTCCAGTACACATGTCCAGGTGATATATTTTAACCTGTCTCCGTCCAGTACACATGTCCAGGTAATatattttaacctgtctccctccAGTACACATGTCCAGGTGATatattttaacctgtctccctccAGTACACATGTCCAGGTGATATATTTTAACCTGTCTCCGTCCAGTACACATGTCCAGGTGATATATTTTAACCTGTCTCCGTCCAGTACACATGTCCAGGTGATATATTTTAACCTGTCTCCGTCCAGTACACATGTCCAGGTGATatattttaacctgtctccctccAGTACACATGTCCAGGTGATATATTTTAATGTCTCCGTCCAGTACACATGTCCAG GTGATATATTTTAA